Proteins from a genomic interval of Arachis hypogaea cultivar Tifrunner chromosome 10, arahy.Tifrunner.gnm2.J5K5, whole genome shotgun sequence:
- the LOC112715174 gene encoding uncharacterized protein isoform X2: MTNSKACFSFVLIFAFFVSSHHVLAREFPNDNVEVDDLKGSKNNNILWTVPLTPTKTEEDHYTTPSVGYYSRNPHQGNDPVLPMLFFRRNKNKKPPETSTHTPPKPQPEQHIHNPNTHPHNPHPYYPNDPPTHPYYPDDPPTNYQRPNPLMGVIPLLEPLIRGQNGEGPESEKVDPESKKIPPPDDGEEDSMDNIAHHSIGYNPYSSYQYQSSGFQNIGKRLSAYNMEEVDELKGSNNNLEWTIPLKPTKIEKDHYTNPSIGNYHRDSYRSNTLILPMLRKKRRRIRRKPDPPQGTNTNPKNGSQSHDPPHDPTHGPPHDPLQGPPQGQPHDPPHGPYHDPPHGPNSGPYNPYNDPNTGRYNPYNGPDYYGDGSGMDYPSDPSTISQIWNMFKNWGKRFTDWYNSNPNNHPDEESPPVEDEPSSDRPHSSIGYNPYRSYQYYVLSALPQTPSNNYYTLPFSYNPNHYLQWNHHHVSPKILNAGYSANFAAYQPSPFQHFEAENYKDGNVVWNHKMKSPSEIGWSTNYGDNEKERMN, translated from the exons ATGACTAACTCAAAAgcctgtttttcttttgttcttatttttgcatTCTTCGTCTCTTCTCATCATGTCTTAGCTCGTGAATTTCCCAATG ATAATGTGGAAGTTGATGACTTAAAAGGTTCAAAAAACAACAACATTCTATGGACTGTTCCATTAACACCAACTAAAACTGAAGAGGATCATTATACTACTCCTTCAGTTGGATACTATTCTAGAAACCCTCATCAGGGTAATGATCCTGTTCTTCCTATGTTATTCtttagaagaaacaaaaataagaaaccACCAGAGACTAGTACACATACTccaccaaaaccacaaccagaaCAACACATTCATAACCCAAATACCCATCCACATAATCCACATCCATATTATCCAAATGATCCACCCACACATCCATATTATCCAGATGATCCACCCACTAATTATCAACGACCAAATCCATTAATGGGTGTTATACCTCTTTTGGAACCATTAATACGTGGTCAAAATGGAGAAGGTCCAGAATCAGAGAAAGTTGATCCAGAATCAAAGAAGATTCCTCCACCAGATGATGGAGAAGAAGACTCAATGGATAATATTGCTCATCATTCCATTGGTTACAATCCATATAGCAGTTATCAATACCAATCCTCAGGTTTTCAAAATATTG GAAAGAGACTTTCAGCATATAATATGGAAGAGGTTGATGAGTTAAAAGGCTCAAACAACAACCTTGAATGGACTATTCCATTAAAACCAACTAAAATTGAAAAGGATCATTATACTAATCCTTCAATTGGAAACTATCATAGGGACTCGTATCGGAGTAACACTCTTATTCTTCCTATGTTACGAAAAAAAAGAAGACGTATAAGACGGAAACCTGATCCACCTCAAGGTACCAATACTAATCCAAAAAATGGTTCACAATCACATGATCCACCTCATGATCCCACTCATGGTCCACCTCATGATCCCCTTCAGGGTCCACCTCAAGGTCAACCTCATGATCCACCTCATGGTCCATATCATGATCCACCTCATGGTCCAAATTCTGGTCCATATAATCCATATAATGATCCAAATACTGGTCGATATAATCCATATAATGGTCCAGATTATTATGGAGACGGATCAGGGATGGATTATCCGAGTGATCCATCTACTATATCGCAAATATGGAACATGTTTAAGAATTGGGGTAAGAGATTTACGGATTGGTATAATTCAAATCCAAATAATCATCCAGATGAAGAGAGTCCTCCAGTTGAAGACGAGCCCTCATCAGATCGTCCTCATTCTTCAATTGGTTACAATCCTTATAGGAGTTACCAATATTATGTTCTGTCTGCACTACCCCAAACTCCAAGCAACAATTACTATACTCTTCCCTTCAGCTACAATCCAAATCACTACTTACAATGGAATCATCATCATGTGTCACCGAAAATCTTAAATGCTGGTTACTCTGCTAATTTTGCTGCCTATCAACCCTCACCTTTTCAACATTTTG AAGCAGAGAACTACAAAGATGGAAATGTAGTCTGGAATCACAAAATGAAGAGCCCTTCAGAAATTGGCTGGAGCACAAATTATGGAGATAATGAAAAGGAACGAATGAACTAA
- the LOC112715174 gene encoding uncharacterized protein isoform X1, giving the protein MTNSKACFSFVLIFAFFVSSHHVLAREFPNADNVEVDDLKGSKNNNILWTVPLTPTKTEEDHYTTPSVGYYSRNPHQGNDPVLPMLFFRRNKNKKPPETSTHTPPKPQPEQHIHNPNTHPHNPHPYYPNDPPTHPYYPDDPPTNYQRPNPLMGVIPLLEPLIRGQNGEGPESEKVDPESKKIPPPDDGEEDSMDNIAHHSIGYNPYSSYQYQSSGFQNIGKRLSAYNMEEVDELKGSNNNLEWTIPLKPTKIEKDHYTNPSIGNYHRDSYRSNTLILPMLRKKRRRIRRKPDPPQGTNTNPKNGSQSHDPPHDPTHGPPHDPLQGPPQGQPHDPPHGPYHDPPHGPNSGPYNPYNDPNTGRYNPYNGPDYYGDGSGMDYPSDPSTISQIWNMFKNWGKRFTDWYNSNPNNHPDEESPPVEDEPSSDRPHSSIGYNPYRSYQYYVLSALPQTPSNNYYTLPFSYNPNHYLQWNHHHVSPKILNAGYSANFAAYQPSPFQHFEAENYKDGNVVWNHKMKSPSEIGWSTNYGDNEKERMN; this is encoded by the exons ATGACTAACTCAAAAgcctgtttttcttttgttcttatttttgcatTCTTCGTCTCTTCTCATCATGTCTTAGCTCGTGAATTTCCCAATG CAGATAATGTGGAAGTTGATGACTTAAAAGGTTCAAAAAACAACAACATTCTATGGACTGTTCCATTAACACCAACTAAAACTGAAGAGGATCATTATACTACTCCTTCAGTTGGATACTATTCTAGAAACCCTCATCAGGGTAATGATCCTGTTCTTCCTATGTTATTCtttagaagaaacaaaaataagaaaccACCAGAGACTAGTACACATACTccaccaaaaccacaaccagaaCAACACATTCATAACCCAAATACCCATCCACATAATCCACATCCATATTATCCAAATGATCCACCCACACATCCATATTATCCAGATGATCCACCCACTAATTATCAACGACCAAATCCATTAATGGGTGTTATACCTCTTTTGGAACCATTAATACGTGGTCAAAATGGAGAAGGTCCAGAATCAGAGAAAGTTGATCCAGAATCAAAGAAGATTCCTCCACCAGATGATGGAGAAGAAGACTCAATGGATAATATTGCTCATCATTCCATTGGTTACAATCCATATAGCAGTTATCAATACCAATCCTCAGGTTTTCAAAATATTG GAAAGAGACTTTCAGCATATAATATGGAAGAGGTTGATGAGTTAAAAGGCTCAAACAACAACCTTGAATGGACTATTCCATTAAAACCAACTAAAATTGAAAAGGATCATTATACTAATCCTTCAATTGGAAACTATCATAGGGACTCGTATCGGAGTAACACTCTTATTCTTCCTATGTTACGAAAAAAAAGAAGACGTATAAGACGGAAACCTGATCCACCTCAAGGTACCAATACTAATCCAAAAAATGGTTCACAATCACATGATCCACCTCATGATCCCACTCATGGTCCACCTCATGATCCCCTTCAGGGTCCACCTCAAGGTCAACCTCATGATCCACCTCATGGTCCATATCATGATCCACCTCATGGTCCAAATTCTGGTCCATATAATCCATATAATGATCCAAATACTGGTCGATATAATCCATATAATGGTCCAGATTATTATGGAGACGGATCAGGGATGGATTATCCGAGTGATCCATCTACTATATCGCAAATATGGAACATGTTTAAGAATTGGGGTAAGAGATTTACGGATTGGTATAATTCAAATCCAAATAATCATCCAGATGAAGAGAGTCCTCCAGTTGAAGACGAGCCCTCATCAGATCGTCCTCATTCTTCAATTGGTTACAATCCTTATAGGAGTTACCAATATTATGTTCTGTCTGCACTACCCCAAACTCCAAGCAACAATTACTATACTCTTCCCTTCAGCTACAATCCAAATCACTACTTACAATGGAATCATCATCATGTGTCACCGAAAATCTTAAATGCTGGTTACTCTGCTAATTTTGCTGCCTATCAACCCTCACCTTTTCAACATTTTG AAGCAGAGAACTACAAAGATGGAAATGTAGTCTGGAATCACAAAATGAAGAGCCCTTCAGAAATTGGCTGGAGCACAAATTATGGAGATAATGAAAAGGAACGAATGAACTAA